The following proteins are encoded in a genomic region of Streptomyces sp. SLBN-31:
- a CDS encoding MBL fold metallo-hydrolase produces MKLTKKSHSCVRLEKDGRTLVLDPGGFSEEDAALGADAILVTHEHPDHFDEGRLRAAMEADPGAEIWTLASVAGQISAAFPGRVHTVGHGDTFTAAGFDVQVHGELHAVIHPDIPRITNVGYLIDGGRVFHPGDALTVPDHPVETLMLPVMAPWNKISEVIDYVREVRPQRAYDIHDALLTDLARPIYDRQIGALGGSEHLRLTPGGTAEV; encoded by the coding sequence ATGAAGCTCACCAAGAAGTCGCACTCGTGCGTGCGCCTCGAAAAGGACGGGCGCACGCTCGTCCTCGACCCCGGGGGATTCAGCGAGGAGGACGCGGCGCTCGGCGCGGACGCGATCCTCGTCACGCACGAGCACCCCGACCACTTCGACGAGGGGCGGCTGCGGGCGGCCATGGAGGCCGACCCGGGCGCCGAGATCTGGACCCTGGCCTCCGTCGCCGGGCAGATCTCGGCCGCCTTCCCCGGCCGCGTGCACACCGTCGGCCACGGCGACACCTTCACCGCCGCGGGCTTCGACGTCCAGGTCCACGGCGAGCTGCACGCGGTGATCCACCCGGACATCCCGCGCATCACCAACGTCGGCTACCTGATCGACGGCGGCAGGGTCTTCCACCCCGGCGACGCCCTCACCGTCCCCGACCACCCCGTCGAGACGCTGATGCTCCCGGTGATGGCCCCCTGGAACAAGATCTCCGAGGTCATCGACTACGTCCGCGAAGTCCGGCCGCAGCGCGCCTACGACATCCACGACGCCCTGCTCACCGACCTCGCCCGCCCGATCTACGACCGGCAGATCGGGGCCCTGGGCGGCTCGGAGCACCTGCGGCTGACGCCGGGCGGCACGGCGGAGGTCTGA
- a CDS encoding DUF6278 family protein, which produces MKIPFLGHRHEEYGALDPEGIAELLAECELLRSLASREGVQLDDSAASLEDLDQVVPRWRDDEEVLPWLGNDAGLYLGTVIVRTVPGAAWEIRSDGQPVVLLESGREFDVVESGQEWAASGAPELSQLYAEVAES; this is translated from the coding sequence ATGAAGATCCCTTTTCTGGGCCACCGGCACGAGGAGTACGGCGCCCTCGATCCCGAAGGCATCGCCGAACTCCTCGCCGAGTGTGAGCTGCTCCGGTCGCTGGCGTCCCGAGAGGGCGTACAACTCGACGACTCCGCCGCGTCGTTGGAGGACCTCGACCAGGTCGTGCCGCGCTGGCGGGACGACGAGGAGGTGCTGCCCTGGCTCGGCAACGACGCGGGGCTGTACCTGGGCACGGTCATCGTGCGCACGGTCCCCGGCGCCGCCTGGGAGATCCGCTCCGACGGCCAGCCCGTCGTCCTGCTCGAATCCGGCCGGGAGTTCGACGTCGTGGAATCCGGCCAGGAATGGGCGGCCAGCGGCGCGCCCGAGCTCTCGCAGCTGTACGCCGAGGTCGCGGAGTCGTAA
- a CDS encoding ATP-dependent Clp protease ATP-binding subunit, translating into MTSGFPGPGDFGSDPFQEFFARFFGGPRQGPRQIDIGRLLSQPARELVRGAAQYAAEHGSRDLDTQHLLRAALSAEPTRSLLSRAGADPDSLASEIDERSGPVQHTPEEAPAPTSLSLTPAVKRALLDAHDLARASGAGYIGPEHVLSALAANPDSAAGHILNSARFAPAGLPPEQPETAQPRPERPRSTGTPTLDKYGRDLTDLARQGRIDPVIGRDDEIEQTIEVLSRRGKNNPVLIGDAGVGKTAIVEGLAQRTADGDVPDVLIGRRVVALDLTGVVAGTRYRGDFEERLNNIVGEIRAHSDQLIVFIDELHTVVGAGGGGEGGSMDAGNILKPALARGELHIVGATTLEEFRRIEKDAALARRFQPILVPEPSVPDALEILRGLRDRYEAHHQVRYTDEALVAAVELSDRYLTERRLPDKAIDLIDQAGARVRLRARTKGTDVRTLEREIEQLTCDKDQAVADESYERATQLRDRIAELKQRIADTSGEDQADEGQLEVTAEAIAEVVSRQTGIPVASLTQEEKEKLLGLEGHLHERVVGQDEAVAVVSEAVMRSRAGLASPDRPIGSFLFLGPTGVGKTELARALAEALFGSEERMVRLDMSEYQERHTVSRLVGAPPGYVGHEEAGQLTEVVRRHPYSLLLLDEVEKAHPDVFNVLLQVLDDGRLTDSQGRTVDFTNTVIVMTSNLGSEAITRRGAGIGFGAGGADADEEARREQILRPLREHFRPEFLNRIDEIVVFRQLTSDQLRRITELLLERTRRLMQAQDIAVDFTDAAVDWLAERGYQPEYGARPLRRTIQREVDNRLSLLLLDGTVKKGGRVTVDVSGGALDFRAGQVA; encoded by the coding sequence ATGACCAGCGGTTTCCCCGGTCCCGGCGACTTCGGATCGGACCCCTTCCAGGAATTCTTCGCCCGCTTCTTCGGCGGACCCCGCCAGGGCCCCCGGCAGATCGACATAGGCCGTCTGCTCAGTCAGCCTGCCCGGGAACTGGTCCGCGGCGCCGCCCAGTACGCGGCCGAGCACGGCAGCCGGGACCTGGACACCCAGCATCTGCTGCGGGCCGCGCTGAGCGCCGAGCCGACCCGGAGCCTGCTCAGCCGGGCCGGCGCGGACCCCGACTCGCTGGCGTCGGAGATCGACGAACGCTCCGGCCCCGTCCAGCACACCCCCGAGGAGGCACCGGCGCCCACCTCGCTGTCGCTGACCCCGGCCGTCAAGCGCGCCCTGCTGGACGCGCACGACCTGGCGCGGGCGAGCGGCGCCGGTTACATCGGCCCCGAGCACGTCCTCAGCGCGCTCGCGGCCAACCCCGACTCGGCCGCCGGGCACATCCTCAACTCGGCCCGCTTCGCCCCGGCCGGACTGCCGCCCGAGCAGCCGGAGACGGCCCAGCCCCGCCCCGAACGGCCGCGCTCGACGGGCACACCCACCCTCGACAAGTACGGCCGCGACCTGACCGACCTGGCCCGGCAGGGCCGTATCGACCCGGTGATCGGCCGGGACGACGAGATCGAGCAGACCATCGAGGTGCTGTCCCGGCGCGGCAAGAACAACCCGGTGCTCATCGGGGACGCGGGCGTCGGCAAGACCGCCATCGTGGAGGGGCTCGCCCAGCGGACCGCGGACGGCGACGTCCCCGACGTGCTGATCGGCCGACGGGTGGTCGCCCTGGACCTGACCGGTGTCGTCGCGGGCACCCGTTACCGGGGCGACTTCGAGGAGCGGCTCAACAACATCGTCGGTGAGATCCGCGCCCACTCCGACCAACTGATCGTGTTCATCGACGAGTTGCACACAGTCGTCGGTGCGGGCGGTGGCGGCGAGGGCGGTTCGATGGACGCGGGCAACATCCTCAAGCCGGCGCTGGCCCGGGGCGAGCTGCACATCGTCGGGGCGACGACGCTGGAGGAGTTCCGCCGGATCGAGAAGGACGCGGCCCTGGCCCGCCGCTTCCAGCCCATCCTCGTGCCCGAGCCCTCCGTCCCGGACGCCCTGGAGATCCTGCGCGGTCTGCGCGACCGCTACGAGGCCCACCACCAGGTCCGTTACACCGACGAGGCCCTGGTCGCCGCCGTCGAGCTGTCCGACCGCTACCTCACCGAACGCCGCCTGCCCGACAAGGCCATCGACCTGATCGACCAGGCGGGCGCCCGCGTTCGGCTGCGCGCCCGCACGAAGGGCACGGACGTACGGACCCTGGAGCGCGAGATCGAGCAGCTGACCTGCGACAAGGACCAGGCGGTCGCCGACGAGAGTTACGAGCGGGCGACCCAGCTGCGGGACCGTATCGCGGAGCTGAAGCAGCGGATCGCCGACACCTCGGGCGAGGACCAGGCCGACGAGGGCCAGTTGGAGGTGACGGCCGAGGCGATCGCGGAGGTGGTGTCCCGGCAGACGGGCATCCCGGTCGCCAGCCTCACCCAGGAGGAGAAGGAGAAGCTGCTCGGCCTGGAGGGGCACCTGCACGAGCGGGTCGTCGGCCAGGACGAGGCGGTCGCCGTGGTCTCCGAGGCGGTCATGCGCTCCCGCGCCGGACTGGCCAGCCCGGACCGCCCGATCGGCAGCTTCCTCTTCCTCGGACCGACCGGCGTGGGCAAGACGGAACTGGCCCGCGCGCTCGCCGAGGCCCTGTTCGGCAGCGAGGAGCGCATGGTCCGCCTCGACATGAGCGAGTACCAGGAGCGCCACACCGTCAGCCGTCTGGTCGGCGCCCCGCCCGGTTACGTCGGCCACGAGGAGGCCGGCCAGCTCACCGAGGTGGTCCGCCGGCACCCGTACTCGCTGCTTCTCCTGGACGAAGTGGAGAAGGCGCACCCGGACGTCTTCAACGTCCTGCTGCAAGTGCTCGACGACGGCCGCCTGACCGACTCCCAGGGCCGCACGGTCGACTTCACCAACACGGTCATCGTGATGACCAGCAACCTCGGCTCCGAGGCCATCACCCGGCGTGGCGCCGGCATCGGCTTCGGGGCGGGCGGCGCGGACGCCGACGAGGAGGCCAGGCGCGAGCAGATCCTGCGTCCGCTGCGCGAGCACTTCCGCCCCGAGTTCCTCAACCGCATCGACGAGATCGTCGTCTTCCGTCAGCTGACGAGTGATCAGCTGCGGCGCATCACCGAACTGTTGCTGGAGCGGACGCGGCGCCTGATGCAGGCCCAGGACATCGCGGTCGACTTCACGGACGCGGCGGTGGACTGGCTGGCGGAGCGCGGCTACCAGCCGGAGTACGGCGCCCGCCCGCTGCGCCGCACGATCCAGCGCGAGGTGGACAACCGCCTGTCCCTGCTGCTGCTCGACGGCACGGTCAAGAAGGGCGGCCGGGTGACGGTGGACGTGTCCGGCGGTGCGTTGGACTTCCGCGCCGGGCAGGTGGCCTGA
- the ggt gene encoding gamma-glutamyltransferase: MRRPVARKLSVLAISAAVVTVGAAAPPTDATRGTPAKVPVAVGYGGAVASVDADASAAGIEVLRKGGNAVDAAVATAAALGVTEPYSSGIGGGGYFVYYDAKSRTVHTIDGRETAPLTAGSDLFLENGKPLAFADAVSSGLSVGTPGTPATWQTALDRWGSRRLGTVLKPAERIARDGFVVDDTFRSQTAANETRFRYFPDTAGLFLPGGQLPAVGSTFRNPELAQTYKELGRKGVGAIYHGDLGREIVNTVEKPPVDPASGWNARPGKLTEKDLAAYAAKLQAPTETAYRGLKVYSIAPSSSGGTTVGEALNILENADLSKASEVQYLHHYIEAARIAFADRGRWVGDPAFEDVPTKELLSQKYADSRACLIKDDAVLTSPVAPGDPRHPAACGSGGTAAPTTYEGENTTHLTVADKWGDVVSYTLTIEQTGGSAITVPGRGFLLNNELTDFSFAPANPAVHDPNLPGPGKRPRSSISPMIVLDRHNRPVVAVGSPGGATIITTVLQVLTEFLDRHLPLVDAIAAPRASQRNAAKTELEPGLYDSDLRTRLEAIGHSFSLNPEIGAATGVQRLPGGKWLAAAETVRRGGGSAQVVDPVR, encoded by the coding sequence ATGCGTCGCCCTGTCGCGAGAAAACTGTCGGTCCTGGCGATCTCGGCCGCCGTGGTGACGGTGGGGGCGGCGGCGCCACCCACGGACGCGACGAGGGGCACCCCCGCGAAGGTCCCGGTCGCCGTCGGCTACGGGGGAGCCGTCGCGAGCGTCGACGCGGACGCCTCCGCGGCCGGTATCGAGGTCCTGCGCAAGGGCGGCAACGCGGTCGACGCGGCCGTCGCCACGGCCGCCGCGCTCGGCGTCACCGAGCCCTACTCCTCCGGCATCGGAGGCGGCGGCTACTTCGTCTACTACGACGCCAAGTCCCGCACGGTGCACACCATCGACGGCCGCGAGACCGCCCCGCTGACCGCCGGCTCCGACCTCTTCCTCGAGAACGGCAAGCCGCTCGCCTTCGCCGACGCCGTCAGCAGCGGCCTGAGCGTCGGCACCCCGGGCACGCCAGCCACCTGGCAGACGGCGCTGGACCGTTGGGGCAGCAGGAGACTCGGCACGGTGCTCAAGCCCGCCGAGCGGATCGCCCGCGACGGGTTCGTCGTCGACGACACCTTCCGCTCGCAGACCGCCGCTAACGAGACCCGCTTCCGCTACTTCCCGGACACGGCAGGGCTGTTCCTGCCGGGCGGGCAGCTGCCGGCGGTCGGATCCACCTTCAGGAACCCCGAACTCGCCCAGACCTACAAGGAGTTGGGCAGGAAGGGCGTCGGGGCGATCTACCACGGCGACCTCGGGCGGGAGATCGTGAACACCGTCGAGAAGCCCCCGGTGGACCCGGCCTCGGGCTGGAACGCGCGACCGGGCAAGCTCACCGAGAAGGACCTCGCGGCCTACGCCGCCAAGCTCCAGGCGCCCACCGAGACGGCGTACCGCGGCCTGAAGGTGTACTCGATCGCACCGTCCTCCTCCGGCGGCACCACGGTCGGCGAGGCCCTCAACATCCTGGAGAACGCGGACCTTTCGAAGGCGAGCGAGGTCCAGTACCTGCACCACTACATCGAGGCCGCCCGGATCGCGTTCGCCGACCGCGGCCGCTGGGTCGGCGACCCGGCCTTCGAGGACGTACCGACGAAGGAACTGCTGTCGCAGAAGTACGCCGACTCGCGAGCCTGCCTCATCAAGGACGACGCGGTGCTGACCAGCCCGGTGGCACCGGGCGACCCCCGGCATCCCGCGGCCTGCGGTTCGGGCGGCACGGCGGCCCCGACGACGTACGAGGGCGAGAACACCACCCATCTGACGGTCGCCGACAAGTGGGGCGACGTGGTGTCCTACACGCTGACCATCGAGCAGACCGGCGGCAGCGCGATCACCGTGCCCGGGCGCGGGTTCCTGCTCAACAACGAGCTGACGGACTTCTCCTTCGCCCCCGCCAACCCCGCTGTGCACGACCCGAACCTGCCCGGCCCCGGCAAGCGTCCGCGCTCGTCCATCTCCCCGATGATCGTCCTCGACCGGCACAACAGGCCCGTGGTCGCCGTGGGTTCACCCGGCGGGGCGACCATCATCACCACGGTGCTGCAGGTGCTGACCGAGTTCCTCGACCGTCACCTGCCGTTGGTCGACGCGATCGCCGCGCCGCGGGCCAGCCAGCGCAACGCCGCAAAGACCGAGCTCGAACCCGGCCTCTACGACAGCGACTTGAGGACCCGGTTGGAGGCCATCGGGCACTCGTTCTCGCTGAACCCCGAGATCGGGGCGGCCACCGGGGTGCAGCGGCTGCCGGGCGGCAAGTGGCTGGCGGCCGCCGAGACCGTGCGACGGGGCGGGGGATCGGCCCAGGTGGTGGATCCGGTCCGCTAG
- a CDS encoding exodeoxyribonuclease III, with the protein MRIATWNVNSITARLPRLLAWLESSGTDVLCLQEAKLAEELFPFDQLRELGYEAAVHATGRWNGVAVLSRVGIEDVVKGLPGDPGYDGSTEPRAISATCGEVRVWSVYVPNGREVDHPHYAYKLQWFEALRTAVAGDAAGSRPFAVLGDYNVAPTDDDVYDRAAFEGLTHVTPAERAALAALREAGLSDVVPRPLKYEHPFTYWDYRQLCFPKNRGMRIDLVYGNEPFAKAVKDAYVDREERKGKGASDHAPVVVDLDV; encoded by the coding sequence ATGCGCATCGCGACCTGGAACGTGAACTCGATCACCGCCCGCCTGCCGAGGCTTTTGGCCTGGCTGGAGAGCAGCGGCACCGATGTGCTCTGCCTGCAGGAGGCCAAGCTGGCCGAGGAGCTGTTCCCGTTCGACCAGCTGCGCGAGCTGGGCTACGAGGCGGCGGTGCACGCGACCGGCAGGTGGAACGGCGTGGCGGTGCTCTCCCGCGTCGGCATCGAGGACGTGGTCAAGGGCCTGCCCGGCGACCCCGGTTACGACGGCTCCACCGAGCCCCGAGCGATCTCGGCGACCTGCGGCGAGGTCCGCGTCTGGTCGGTGTACGTACCCAACGGCCGTGAGGTGGACCACCCGCACTACGCGTACAAGCTCCAGTGGTTCGAGGCCCTGAGGACCGCCGTCGCCGGCGACGCGGCCGGCAGCCGCCCCTTCGCGGTCCTCGGCGACTACAACGTCGCGCCGACGGACGACGACGTCTACGACAGGGCCGCCTTCGAGGGCCTCACCCATGTCACCCCGGCCGAGCGCGCCGCCCTCGCCGCCCTGCGCGAGGCGGGCCTGTCGGACGTGGTCCCGCGCCCCCTGAAGTACGAGCACCCCTTCACGTACTGGGACTACCGCCAGCTGTGCTTCCCCAAGAACCGCGGCATGCGCATCGACCTGGTGTACGGCAACGAGCCGTTCGCGAAGGCGGTCAAGGACGCGTACGTGGACCGGGAGGAGCGCAAGGGCAAGGGCGCCTCGGACCACGCGCCGGTGGTCGTGGACCTGGACGTCTGA
- the pcaC gene encoding 4-carboxymuconolactone decarboxylase produces MSETNVETLQYRFDGPEQAPVLVMGCSLGATWHMWDRQVPELTRQWRVFRFDLPGHGGAPAYPAGSVTELTERLLATLDRLGVQRFGYAGCALGAGLGLELALRHPERLASLAVIAASPRFGTADEFRQRGVIVRTNGLDPIARTSPDRWFTTGFAATQPAITDWAVQMVRTTDPGCYIAACEALASFDVRGELGRVGVPTLVLVGSDDQVTGPAEARTLVAGIPDARLAVVPGASHLVPVEQPAAVTDLLVRHFSTAWQPGYVESSTGQIAIPAAPLKAAIAAQPQPRQPAPIAEIAPPAAVPSPAAGHPDLYDTGIKVRREVLGDAHVDRTLAETDAFSGDFQELLTRYAWGEIWNRPGLDRRSRSCVTLTALVAGGHLDDLAAHTRAALRNGLTPLEIKEVLLQAAVYCGIPAANSAFKVAQQVIREETTPEE; encoded by the coding sequence GTGAGTGAGACGAACGTCGAAACCCTGCAATACCGCTTTGACGGGCCAGAACAGGCGCCGGTCCTGGTCATGGGATGCTCCCTCGGTGCTACATGGCACATGTGGGACCGCCAGGTCCCGGAGCTGACCAGGCAGTGGCGTGTCTTCCGCTTCGACCTGCCGGGACACGGCGGCGCACCCGCCTACCCGGCCGGGTCGGTCACCGAGCTCACGGAGCGGCTGCTGGCCACCCTCGACCGGCTCGGCGTGCAGCGCTTCGGCTACGCGGGCTGCGCGCTCGGCGCCGGCCTCGGCCTGGAGCTCGCCCTGCGCCACCCGGAGCGGCTGGCCTCGCTGGCGGTGATCGCCGCCTCGCCGCGCTTCGGCACGGCGGACGAGTTCCGCCAGCGCGGGGTGATCGTGCGCACCAACGGGCTGGACCCCATCGCCCGTACGTCCCCCGACCGCTGGTTCACCACCGGGTTCGCGGCGACGCAGCCCGCGATCACCGACTGGGCCGTGCAGATGGTGCGCACCACGGACCCCGGCTGCTACATCGCCGCCTGCGAGGCGCTGGCCTCGTTCGACGTGCGGGGTGAGCTCGGCCGGGTCGGTGTGCCGACCCTCGTCCTCGTCGGTTCGGACGACCAGGTCACCGGTCCCGCCGAGGCCCGCACCCTGGTCGCCGGCATCCCCGACGCCCGTCTCGCCGTCGTGCCGGGCGCCTCCCATCTGGTGCCGGTCGAGCAGCCCGCCGCCGTCACCGACCTGCTGGTCCGGCACTTCTCCACCGCCTGGCAGCCCGGCTACGTAGAGTCCTCCACCGGCCAGATCGCGATCCCGGCGGCCCCTCTCAAGGCCGCCATCGCCGCCCAGCCGCAGCCCCGGCAGCCCGCGCCCATCGCCGAGATCGCACCGCCCGCCGCCGTCCCCTCGCCGGCGGCCGGACACCCCGACCTGTACGACACCGGCATCAAGGTCCGTCGCGAGGTGCTCGGCGACGCGCACGTCGACCGGACGCTGGCCGAGACCGACGCGTTCTCCGGGGACTTCCAGGAGCTCCTCACCAGATACGCGTGGGGCGAGATCTGGAACCGGCCCGGCCTCGACCGTCGCTCGCGCAGCTGTGTCACCCTCACCGCCCTCGTCGCCGGCGGCCACCTCGACGACCTCGCCGCCCACACCCGGGCCGCCCTGCGCAACGGCCTCACCCCCCTCGAGATCAAGGAGGTGCTGCTGCAGGCGGCCGTCTACTGCGGCATACCGGCGGCGAACAGCGCCTTCAAGGTGGCGCAGCAGGTCATCCGGGAGGAGACGACACCCGAGGAGTGA
- a CDS encoding CocE/NonD family hydrolase, with protein MGHHRRALRTTAVGAVSASLIAGGVLGLAPAAQATSAVRFVDITGDGGTILKANVTLPAGADGTRRHPLIVLPTSWGFPQVEYLAQAQKLADSGYIVVGYNVRGFWQSGGQVEVAGPQDTADASKVIDWALANTPADAAHIGMGGVSYGAGISLLAAAHDKRIKAVASLSGWADLIGSIYSGRTQHVQAAALLDGVSVVTGRQDPEVRQVFDDFYASNLAKEQDLIDWGKKRSAATYVDQLNKNGAAVLMANAWGDTVFPANQYADFYEKLTVPKRLEFRPGDHATAELTGLFGLPNDVWTDTERWFDHYLKGADNGIDREQPVQLKPRSTGGYEGYPDWKSVGETRDRIALGGTTTIHTNVDSGADGGIVFLSSILDQVARIPPVAAIPLLPRRWAAVWQSEKYATGRRVRGTAKLHTTLTPTKESGTLVAYLYDVGPLGLGKLVSNAPYTFHGRTPGESFGVDLELFSTAYDVPAGHRLALVVDTVDPLYMEHNPSGAQLTFSSPADDPSYVSIPLREQ; from the coding sequence GTGGGACACCATCGCAGGGCCCTGCGCACGACCGCCGTGGGCGCCGTCTCCGCGTCGTTGATCGCCGGTGGCGTCCTCGGGCTCGCCCCCGCCGCCCAGGCGACGAGCGCCGTCCGATTCGTCGACATCACCGGTGACGGCGGCACGATCCTCAAGGCGAACGTCACCCTGCCCGCGGGCGCCGACGGCACCCGTCGCCACCCGCTGATCGTGCTCCCCACGAGCTGGGGCTTCCCTCAGGTCGAATACCTCGCTCAGGCGCAGAAGCTCGCCGACTCCGGCTACATCGTGGTCGGTTACAACGTGCGCGGCTTCTGGCAGTCCGGCGGGCAGGTGGAGGTGGCAGGCCCGCAGGACACGGCCGACGCCTCCAAGGTCATCGACTGGGCGCTCGCCAACACCCCGGCCGACGCGGCCCACATCGGCATGGGCGGGGTCTCCTACGGCGCCGGGATCAGCCTGCTCGCCGCCGCGCACGACAAGCGGATCAAGGCGGTCGCCTCGCTGAGCGGCTGGGCCGACCTGATCGGCTCGATCTACTCCGGCCGCACCCAGCACGTCCAGGCGGCGGCCCTGCTGGACGGCGTGAGCGTGGTCACCGGCCGGCAGGACCCCGAGGTCCGGCAGGTCTTCGACGACTTCTACGCCTCCAACCTCGCCAAGGAGCAGGACCTCATCGACTGGGGGAAGAAACGTTCTGCCGCCACATATGTGGACCAGCTGAACAAGAACGGCGCCGCCGTCCTGATGGCCAACGCCTGGGGCGACACGGTCTTCCCCGCCAACCAGTACGCCGACTTCTACGAGAAGCTGACCGTCCCGAAGAGACTGGAGTTCCGCCCCGGCGACCACGCGACTGCCGAGCTGACCGGGCTGTTCGGACTGCCCAACGACGTCTGGACGGACACCGAGCGCTGGTTCGACCACTACCTCAAGGGCGCGGACAACGGCATCGACCGCGAGCAGCCGGTCCAGCTCAAGCCCCGTTCGACGGGCGGCTACGAGGGATACCCGGACTGGAAGTCGGTGGGCGAGACACGTGACAGGATCGCCCTGGGCGGCACCACCACGATCCACACCAACGTCGACTCCGGAGCGGACGGCGGGATCGTCTTCCTGTCCAGCATCCTCGACCAGGTCGCCCGGATACCGCCGGTCGCGGCCATCCCCCTGCTCCCCCGCCGCTGGGCGGCCGTATGGCAGTCGGAGAAGTACGCCACGGGCCGCCGGGTGCGCGGCACCGCGAAGCTGCACACGACGCTCACCCCGACCAAGGAGAGCGGCACCCTCGTCGCCTACCTGTACGACGTGGGACCGCTCGGCCTCGGCAAGCTGGTCAGCAACGCGCCGTACACCTTCCACGGCCGCACGCCCGGCGAATCGTTCGGCGTCGACCTGGAGCTGTTCTCCACGGCCTACGACGTCCCGGCGGGGCACCGGCTGGCCCTGGTCGTCGACACGGTCGACCCGCTCTACATGGAGCACAACCCGTCCGGCGCGCAGCTGACCTTCTCCTCACCGGCGGACGACCCGTCGTACGTGTCGATTCCGTTGCGCGAGCAGTGA
- a CDS encoding SGNH/GDSL hydrolase family protein, whose protein sequence is MSRRVRGFTIAIVLFAALVPAVSAQAEAVAGRPAKPLPLEWLFDNRAVSDDSRPAAADLDCSGASLSAADLAAAGWTPGRALTVQGARLTWPDRQPGEPDNVRADGQSVRVRGRGDALAFLVTGTGGGEPGGAGSVSYTNGTRSSYVLTAPDWRTGPLATKAVALPHVNTPGGRLTERARLYVVTVPLVGDRPVASVRLPRATGLHVFALAVRASGAGWTGSWAAATSGYPAVGPWSDRTLRLVVHTSAGGPRARLRFDNTFAAAPVRIGSATVAVQAAGAAALDAPVPVSFRGAAGAEIPAGAQVFSDPLSFAVPEDTNLLVSFHLPDPVTAAPVHRVAMQRSYLSAPGDHTAEGSAAAFTTTLTGWPLLTGVDVCGGPGAVAVIGDSITDGTNSTRDANRRWPDVLADRLREQHRVPRYGVLNLGISGNKVVSDGYPGDGVSTDTGGVSALHRLDRDALAQTSARTAIVFEGVNDVRRGTTAQQVIAGLREIAGRGHARGLRMLVATVLPCEGEARCTPAVDAERVAVNEFVRATDAFDGVLDFDAVVRDPARPARMLPVYDSGDHLHPGDAGLAALARSVDLRLL, encoded by the coding sequence GTGAGCCGACGGGTTCGGGGCTTCACGATCGCCATCGTCCTCTTCGCCGCCCTGGTGCCGGCCGTCTCGGCCCAGGCCGAGGCCGTCGCGGGCCGCCCGGCGAAGCCGCTGCCGCTGGAGTGGCTCTTCGACAACAGGGCCGTCAGTGACGACTCCCGGCCGGCCGCGGCGGACCTGGACTGCTCGGGCGCCTCCCTTTCGGCGGCCGATCTGGCGGCCGCGGGATGGACGCCGGGCCGTGCGCTGACCGTGCAGGGTGCCCGGCTGACCTGGCCGGACCGGCAGCCGGGCGAGCCGGACAACGTCCGGGCCGACGGACAGTCCGTGCGGGTGCGCGGGCGCGGCGACGCGCTCGCCTTCCTGGTCACGGGCACCGGCGGGGGCGAGCCGGGCGGCGCGGGCTCGGTGTCGTACACGAACGGCACCCGCTCCTCGTACGTGCTGACGGCTCCCGACTGGCGCACCGGGCCGCTCGCCACGAAGGCGGTGGCACTTCCCCACGTCAACACCCCGGGCGGCCGGCTCACCGAGCGGGCCAGGCTGTACGTCGTGACCGTGCCGCTGGTCGGGGATCGCCCGGTCGCCTCGGTCCGGCTGCCGCGGGCGACCGGCCTGCACGTGTTCGCGCTGGCCGTCCGGGCGTCCGGGGCGGGCTGGACGGGGAGCTGGGCGGCGGCGACGTCCGGGTATCCGGCCGTGGGGCCGTGGAGCGACAGGACGCTGCGGCTGGTGGTGCACACGTCGGCGGGCGGTCCGCGGGCTCGGCTGCGGTTCGACAACACCTTCGCGGCGGCTCCGGTGCGGATCGGCAGCGCGACCGTGGCCGTGCAGGCGGCCGGGGCGGCGGCACTGGACGCGCCGGTGCCGGTGTCCTTCCGGGGAGCGGCCGGGGCCGAGATCCCCGCGGGGGCACAGGTGTTCAGCGACCCGCTGTCCTTCGCGGTGCCGGAGGACACCAACCTGCTGGTGAGCTTCCACCTGCCGGACCCGGTGACGGCCGCGCCCGTGCACCGGGTCGCGATGCAGCGGTCGTACCTGAGCGCGCCCGGCGACCACACGGCGGAGGGCTCCGCGGCGGCGTTCACCACGACGCTGACCGGCTGGCCGCTGCTGACCGGTGTGGACGTCTGCGGCGGGCCGGGAGCGGTGGCCGTGATCGGGGACTCGATCACCGACGGCACCAACTCGACGCGGGACGCGAACCGGCGCTGGCCCGACGTGCTGGCCGACCGGCTGCGCGAGCAGCACCGGGTCCCCCGCTACGGGGTGCTCAACCTGGGCATCTCCGGGAACAAGGTGGTGAGCGACGGGTATCCCGGGGACGGCGTGTCCACGGACACCGGTGGTGTGAGCGCGCTGCACCGCCTCGACCGCGACGCCCTGGCCCAGACCTCGGCGCGCACGGCGATCGTCTTCGAGGGCGTCAACGACGTGCGGCGGGGCACGACGGCGCAGCAGGTGATCGCCGGGCTGCGTGAGATCGCCGGCCGGGGGCACGCGCGGGGGCTGCGGATGCTGGTGGCGACCGTCCTGCCGTGCGAGGGCGAGGCCAGGTGCACCCCCGCCGTGGACGCCGAGCGGGTCGCGGTCAACGAGTTCGTCCGGGCGACGGACGCGTTCGACGGCGTCCTCGACTTCGACGCCGTCGTCCGCGACCCCGCACGACCGGCGCGGATGCTGCCCGTGTACGACAGCGGAGATCATCTGCACCCGGGGGACGCGGGACTGGCGGCGCTCGCCCGGTCGGTGGACCTCAGGCTGCTGTGA